A single Phragmites australis chromosome 4, lpPhrAust1.1, whole genome shotgun sequence DNA region contains:
- the LOC133916652 gene encoding protein RIK gives MTEERAPKVAEEPAAAARQRPERKKRKWDQPAEHLVSAAAAVAGLPVMNIGALPGVALTLPSVGPAPYGLQAQIAPSVLQNAAAAVQKLSQAKLPDEIIAREIVINDADPSVRYKLTKRQTQEEIQRCTSTVIITRGRYHPPNGQPDGEKPLYLHISAGSQLKDTAERIKAVDCAASMIEEILKRGTISETTSAPFSSSIGQAVHPFSASIFLGFDADPSLNIAARIRGPNDQYINHIMNETGVTVALRGRDLGNLGSCHGEASQPLHLYLTSLHLKSLEAAKVLAENLLDTIAAEFGASRISSSKVYGAVPPPQQLLAGVHTSGTRLDVHSTLGPNVLTGASHSFASSGVTAPTVAPSVILQSGAPTNSGVPPPSNMTCPVPPVNGGACYSGYGDIYPQATPLQQVAFTLKHASSSTSQVVQATPALTGTVTKVNSGSDVETDKRSQRRKFQELPVSKGPTAESQNLQQGSKFVKTGLNSLGSISSSSIAAPPKNVQPGSNGVLPPDQVDMPSHLSKNMPPPPPRSMPPPPPKFPSNEILSRNEKKVFASQEPMAPPRSLDARSISPPKFWLAQLPPKEPKEEEPKGTLVSDTLLKLMDYGDDDDDD, from the exons ATGACGGAGGAACGCGCCCCCAAGGTCGCCGAAGAGCCCGCCGCGGCGGCCAGGCAGAGGCCCGAGAG gaagaagaggaagtggGATCAGCCCGCCGAGCACTTGGTCTCCGCGGCTGCTGCTGTGGCGGGCCTGCCCGTGATGAACATCGGGGCTCTTCCTGGCGTTGCACTTACATTGCCCAGTGTAGGCCCTGCTCCTTATGGTTTGCAGGCCCAGATTGCACCGTCAGTGCTCCAGAATGCCGCTGCCGCAGTTCAGAAATTGAGTCAG GCAAAGCTACCAGATGAAATTATTGCTCGAGAAATCGTTATAAACGATGCCGATCCATCTGTGCGATATAAACTTACGAAACGGCAAACACAGGAAGAG ATTCAGAGATGCACAAGCACTGTCATCATTACCAG AGGAAGATATCATCCTCCAAACGGACAGCCTGATGGTGAGAAGCCTCTCTATCTACATATTTCTGCTGGATCTCAG TTGAAAGATACTGCTGAGCGCATTAAGGCAGTTGATTGCGCAGCTTCAATGATTGAGGAAATATTGAAACGAGGAACAATCTCAGAAACTACATCAGCTCCTTTCTCTTCTAGCATCGGACAG GCAGTTCATCCTTTTAGTGCCTCGATATTTTTGGGTTTTGATGCAGATCCATCATTAAACATTGCAGCTCGAATCCGTGGTCCAAAT GATCAGTACATAAATCACATCATGAATGAAACAGGTGTCACTGTTGCACTAAGAGGAAGAGATTTAGGGAATCTTGGCAGTTGTCATGGCGAAG CTTCACAACCTCTACACCTATACCTCACAAGTTTACATTTGAAGAGCCTAGAAGCTGCAAAAGTTTTGGCAGAGAACCTCCTGGATACTATAGCAGCTGAATTTGGTGCTTCCAG AATTTCTTCTTCAAAAGTATATGGTGCCGTTCCACCTCCTCAGCAGTTGTTAGCTGGTGTCCACACCTCAGGGACAAGATTGGATGTACATTCTACTTTAGGGCCTAATGTGTTAACAGGGGCATCACATTCCTTTGCATCTAGTGGAGTTACTGCTCCCACCGTTGCTCCTTCAGTGATACTGCAATCTGGGGCTCCAACTAATTCTGGGGTTCCACCACCCAGTAACATGACCTGTCCTGTTCCACCAGTAAATGGTGGGGCATGTTACAGTGGTTATGGGGACATTTATCCCCAAGCAACTCCATTGCAGCAAGTGGCATTCACACTCAAGCATGCTTCATCGTCGACATCTCAGGTTGTTCAAGCGACGCCCGCATTAACAGGCACGGTGACAAAGGTGAACTCGGGCTCAGATGTGGAGACAGATAAACGTTCCCAAAGGAGGAAATTCCAGGAATTACCAGTTTCCAAGGGACCGACAGCAGAAAGTCAG AACTTACAACAGGGGTCCAAATTTGTTAAGACAGGTTTAAATAGTTTAGGTAGCATTAGCAGTTCATCAATTGCTGCACCTCCAAAGAATGTTCAGCCTGGATCAAATGGAGTGCTTCCACCAGACCAAGTGGATATGCCATCACATCTATCCAAAAACATGCCACCTCCACCGCCCAGGAGCATGCCTCCGCCACCACCCAAGTTTCCTTCAAATGAGATATTGTCCAGAAATGAGAAAAAGGTTTTCGCTTCACAGGAGCCGATGGCACCTCCAAGGTCCTTGGATGCAAGATCAATCTCGCCACCAAAATTTTGGTTGGCTCAATTACCTCCAAAGGAGCCCAAGGAGGAAGAACCAAAAGGCACACTTGTGTCTG ATACTTTGCTGAAGCTTATGGATTATggagatgacgacgacgatgattaA